In Cervus elaphus chromosome 5, mCerEla1.1, whole genome shotgun sequence, the following proteins share a genomic window:
- the FAM222B gene encoding protein FAM222B, which produces MLACLPGPGDLSFQLLSHTQMNTGLQKWDTTQKMRTAHYPTPAELDAYAKKVANNPLTIKIFPNSVKVPQRKHVRRTVNGLDTSAQRYSPYPTQAATRAGLLAIVKVPAKSVLKDFDGTRARLLPEAIMNPPVAPYATVAPSTLAHPQAQALARQQALQHAQTLAHAPPQTLQHPQGIPPPQALSHPQSLQQPQGLGHPQPMAQTQGLVHPQALSHQGLQHPPTPLLHGGRKMPDSDAPPNVTVSTSTIPLSMAATLQHSQPPDLSSIVHQINQFCQTRAGVSTTSVCEGQIANPSPISRSLLINASTRVSTHSVPTPMPSCVVNPMEHTHAASAALPAAGPVNLPAGLARAPAGYPSDLKPVAWNQHQLAHLQQMCSEAGGTPAPGLTGKHTAGRELAGPGLVGKAPAYPQELCLAQSFHLKPPLEKPTPSPPVNGLAAPLAYPNGHYFQPLWNNILPTPNSDSSGSQDLAGPFHAGQPAGAPLDCAAVAAGAHFRAGTGGGPVASQNSLIQTVDYLSGDFQQACFREQSLAMLSKAHRAPGNRAPDPTDSRSLHIQHPGYR; this is translated from the exons ATGCTAGCCTGTCTACCAGGGCCAGGTGACCTGTCCTTTCAGCTTCTTTCTCACACGCAGATGAACACTGGACTTCAGAAAT gGGACACTACACAGAAAATGAGAACTGCTCACTACCCCACCCCAGCCGAATTGGACGCGTATGCTAAGAAGGTCGCAAACAACCCACTGACTATAAAAATCTTCCCCAACAGTGTGAAGGTTCCCCAGCGGAAACACGTTCGTCGTACTGTGAACGGCCTGGACACATCGGCCCAGCGCTACAGCCCCTACCCGACTCAGGCCGCCACCAGGGCAGGCCTGCTGGCCATTGTCAAAGTGCCAGCCAAAAGCGTACTCAAGGACTTTGACGGCACCCGAGCCCGGTTGCTCCCCGAGGCCATCATGAACCCCCCAGTGGCGCCCTATGCCACTGTGGCACCCAGCACTTTAGCCCACCCCCAAGCCCAGGCTCTGGCCCGCCAGCAGGCCCTGCAGCACGCACAGACCCTGGCCCATGCCCCTCCCCAGACGCTGCAGCACCCTCAGGGTATCCCGCCACCCCAGGCGCTGTCCCACCCCCAGAGCCTCCAACAGCCTCAGGGCCTGGGGCACCCTCAGCCCATGGCCCAGACCCAGGGCTTGGTCCACCCTCAGGCCCTGTCTCACCAGGGTCTCCAGCACCCCCCCACTCCCTTGCTGCATGGAGGCCGGAAGATGCCAGACTCAGATGCCCCCCCGAATGTGACCGTGTCTACCTCAACTATCCCCCTTTCCATGGCGGCCACCCTGCAGCACAGCCAGCCCCCGGACCTGAGCAGCATCGTGCACCAGATCAACCAGTTTTGCCAGACGCGGGCGGGCGTCAGCACTACCTCAGTGTGTGAGGGCCAGATCGCCAACCCCAGCCCCATTAGCCGCAGCCTGCTCATCAATGCAAGCACTCGGGTGTCGACCCACAGCGTCCCCACACCAATGCCTTCATGTGTGGTCAATCCCATGGAGCACACCCACGCGGCCAGCGCCGCGCTGCCGGCTGCGGGCCCCGTCAACCTGCCCGCGGGCCTCGCGCGCGCCCCCGCTGGCTACCCTAGCGACCTCAAGCCAGTCGCCTGGAACCAGCACCAGCTGGCCCACCTGCAGCAGATGTGCAGTGAGGCCGGTGGGACGCCGGCCCCTGGCCTGACAGGCAAGCATACGGCAGGACGCGAGTTGGCAGGGCCTGGCTTGGTGGGCAAGGCCCCTGCCTACCCGCAGGAACTCTGCCTGGCACAGTCTTTCCATCTGAAGCCACCCCTGGAGAAGCCAACCCCATCCCCACCCGTCAACGGCCTGGCCGCCCCACTGGCCTACCCCAATGGTCACTACTTCCAACCCCTGTGGAACAACATTCTGCCCACTCCCAATAGCGACAGCTCGGGGTCTCAGGACCTCGCCGGGCCGTTCCACGCTGGGCAGCCCGCGGGCGCACCCCTCGACTGTGCGGCGGTGGCTGCTGGGGCGCACTTCCGGGCAGGGACCGGGGGCGGTCCGGTGGCAAGCCAGAACAGCTTGATACAAACGGTGGATTACCTAAGTGGGGATTTCCAGCAGGCCTGCTTCCGAGAACAGAGCCTGGCCATGCTGAGCAAGGCCCACCGAGCCCCTGGCAACCGAGCCCCTGACCCCACAGATAGTCGAAGTCTTCATATTCAGCACCCAGGGTACAGATAG